Proteins from a single region of Nakamurella alba:
- a CDS encoding amino acid permease, whose protein sequence is MGRGVWRTKTVEQSIQDTDEPGHKLKRSLGAWDLTVFGVAVVIGAGIFTLTARVAATTAGPSVSLGFVIAAIACGLAAVCYAEFASTVPVAGSAYTFSYATLGELIAWIIGWDLVLELALGASVVAKGWSLYLSDLFAEFGGSLTTTVDIGFDLDWGAMLIVLVITGLLTTGAKVSARANAIITAIKVAVVLLVIVVGFFYFKADNLSPFIPPAVPADGGADGGTAAGTLEQPLLQLITGGAPSSFGVFGVLSAASLVFFAFIGFDVVATAAEETRNPGKDVPRGILGSLVIVTVLYVLVTVVLTGMVSYTELPGDDATLSSAFSLVGNGWAAKVIAIGALAGLTTVVLVLMLGQSRIIFAMSRDGLLPRGIGSVSPRSGVPVRITVGVGVVVAIIAGVSDIGVLEEMVNVGTLFAFVLVSIGVIVLRRTRPDLPRSFKVPLMPVIPILAVIACLWLMINLTAITWIRFLIWMAIGVIVYFLYGRRHSRLGKQGGSVLAGQELDANLAAQRDLDPGFGDRRERD, encoded by the coding sequence GTGGGCAGGGGTGTCTGGCGCACCAAGACCGTCGAGCAGTCCATCCAGGACACCGACGAACCGGGGCACAAGCTCAAGCGGTCGCTGGGTGCCTGGGATCTCACCGTCTTCGGCGTCGCCGTCGTCATCGGCGCGGGCATCTTCACGCTGACCGCCCGGGTCGCTGCCACCACCGCCGGGCCGTCGGTGTCCCTCGGTTTCGTCATCGCCGCGATCGCCTGCGGCCTGGCGGCCGTCTGCTACGCCGAGTTCGCCTCCACCGTCCCGGTGGCCGGGTCCGCCTACACCTTCTCCTACGCCACCCTCGGCGAGCTGATCGCCTGGATCATCGGCTGGGACCTGGTGCTGGAGCTCGCCCTGGGCGCGTCGGTGGTGGCCAAGGGCTGGTCGCTCTACCTGTCGGACCTGTTCGCCGAGTTCGGCGGGTCGTTGACCACCACCGTCGACATCGGGTTCGACCTCGACTGGGGCGCGATGCTCATCGTCCTGGTGATCACCGGCCTGCTGACCACCGGCGCGAAGGTCTCGGCCCGGGCGAACGCGATCATCACCGCGATCAAGGTCGCCGTGGTGCTGCTGGTGATCGTGGTCGGCTTCTTCTACTTCAAGGCCGACAACCTGTCGCCGTTCATCCCGCCGGCCGTCCCCGCGGACGGCGGTGCCGACGGCGGGACCGCCGCCGGCACCCTGGAACAGCCGTTGCTGCAGCTGATCACCGGTGGCGCGCCGTCCAGCTTCGGCGTGTTCGGTGTGCTGTCGGCGGCATCCCTGGTGTTCTTCGCCTTCATCGGGTTCGACGTCGTCGCCACCGCCGCGGAGGAGACCCGCAACCCCGGCAAGGACGTCCCGCGCGGCATCCTCGGCTCGCTGGTGATCGTCACCGTGCTGTACGTGCTGGTCACCGTGGTGCTGACCGGGATGGTCAGCTACACCGAGCTGCCCGGCGACGACGCCACCCTGTCCAGTGCCTTCTCCCTGGTCGGGAACGGTTGGGCGGCAAAGGTGATCGCGATCGGGGCGCTGGCCGGCCTGACCACCGTGGTGCTGGTGCTGATGCTCGGCCAGAGCCGCATCATCTTCGCGATGAGCCGGGACGGGTTGCTGCCCAGGGGGATCGGGTCGGTCAGTCCGAGAAGTGGTGTGCCGGTGCGGATCACGGTCGGTGTCGGGGTGGTCGTCGCGATCATCGCCGGGGTCTCGGACATCGGGGTGCTGGAGGAGATGGTCAACGTGGGCACCCTCTTCGCCTTCGTGCTCGTGTCCATCGGCGTGATCGTGCTCCGCCGTACCCGGCCCGACCTGCCGCGCAGCTTCAAGGTGCCGCTGATGCCGGTCATCCCGATCCTGGCGGTGATCGCCTGCCTCTGGCTGATGATCAACCTGACCGCCATCACCTGGATCCGGTTCCTGATCTGGATGGCCATCGGCGTCATCGTCTACTTCCTGTACGGCCGACGGCACTCCAGGCTCGGCAAGCAGGGTGGCTCCGTCCTCGCCGGCCAGGAGCTCGACGCGAACCTGGCTGCGCAGCGCGACCTCGATCCGGGATTCGGCGACCGGCGCGAACGGGACTGA
- the manA gene encoding mannose-6-phosphate isomerase, class I gives MDVMSNRIRPYAWGSRTAIAELLGAPSPAPHPQAELWMGAHPGDPSALLRSEQITLLAAIEADPVGELGSRVAERFGQLPFLLKVLAAAEPLSLQAHPSIAQARLGYDAEEKAQVPLSSSHRNYRDRNHKPELICALTEFHALCGFRDPAVTVELLAELGVPQLDHYLSLLSGQPDSDGVRALFSSILTIPSSLMEPMLGAVLSACVARVQQGSTFADEYRTALELGERYPGDPGVLASLLLNRVVLAPGQALFLSAGNLHAYLSGVGVELMANSDNVLRGGLTPKHVDVPELMKVLDFSAGPVEILGGESAGAEVVYPTPVPEFRLSRITVDGAPVPVRHDGPQMVLVVDGAVTLASGGSTLDVPKGQSVWVPARDHDVVLGGHGTVYRATDGL, from the coding sequence GTGGATGTGATGTCCAACCGGATCCGCCCGTACGCGTGGGGATCCCGGACGGCGATCGCCGAGCTGCTCGGGGCACCGAGCCCGGCGCCGCATCCGCAGGCGGAGCTCTGGATGGGCGCCCACCCCGGCGATCCGTCCGCGTTGCTGCGCTCCGAGCAGATCACCCTGCTGGCCGCGATCGAGGCGGACCCGGTGGGGGAGTTGGGGTCCCGGGTCGCCGAGCGGTTCGGGCAGCTGCCTTTCCTGCTCAAGGTGCTGGCGGCGGCGGAACCGCTCTCGTTGCAGGCGCACCCCTCGATCGCGCAGGCCCGGCTCGGCTACGACGCCGAGGAGAAGGCGCAGGTGCCGCTGTCCTCCTCGCACCGCAACTACCGCGACCGCAACCACAAGCCCGAGCTGATCTGCGCGCTCACCGAGTTCCACGCGCTCTGCGGGTTCCGTGACCCCGCGGTCACCGTCGAGTTGCTCGCCGAGCTCGGTGTGCCGCAGCTCGACCATTACCTGTCCCTGTTGTCCGGCCAGCCGGACAGCGACGGGGTGCGGGCGCTGTTCTCCTCGATCCTGACCATCCCGTCCTCGCTGATGGAACCGATGCTGGGCGCGGTGCTCTCGGCCTGCGTCGCGCGGGTGCAGCAGGGCAGCACGTTCGCCGACGAGTACCGCACCGCGCTGGAGCTGGGCGAGCGCTACCCCGGCGACCCGGGGGTGCTGGCCTCGCTGCTGCTCAACCGGGTGGTGCTGGCCCCGGGGCAGGCACTGTTCCTGTCCGCCGGGAACCTGCACGCCTACCTGTCCGGTGTCGGTGTCGAGCTGATGGCCAACTCCGACAACGTGCTGCGCGGCGGCCTCACCCCCAAGCACGTCGACGTGCCGGAACTAATGAAGGTGCTGGACTTCTCGGCCGGCCCGGTGGAGATCCTGGGTGGCGAGTCGGCCGGCGCCGAGGTCGTGTACCCGACGCCGGTCCCCGAGTTCCGGCTGTCCCGGATCACCGTCGACGGAGCCCCCGTCCCGGTACGGCACGACGGCCCGCAGATGGTGCTGGTGGTCGACGGCGCCGTCACCCTGGCCTCCGGGGGCAGCACCCTCGACGTCCCCAAGGGGCAGTCGGTGTGGGTGCCGGCGCGTGACCACGACGTGGTGCTCGGCGGCCACGGCACCGTGTACCGGGCCACCGACGGGCTCTGA
- a CDS encoding Trm112 family protein, whose product MALQLDPVLLSVLACPAEHHAPLVEGSPDDPDAQALTCTECGRIFPVRDGIPVLLLEDAITPDRGAS is encoded by the coding sequence ATGGCCCTGCAGCTGGATCCGGTGCTGCTGTCGGTGCTCGCCTGCCCGGCGGAGCATCATGCCCCGCTGGTCGAGGGCTCCCCGGACGACCCGGACGCGCAGGCGCTGACCTGCACCGAGTGCGGCCGGATCTTCCCGGTCCGGGACGGCATCCCGGTGCTGCTGCTCGAGGACGCGATCACACCCGACCGGGGCGCGTCGTGA
- a CDS encoding phosphomannomutase/phosphoglucomutase: protein MLDAPGRVDLSQIVKAYDVRGLVGSQLTVDAARALGGAFATLVAGEAKVVVVAHDMRDSSPELSAAFADGATAAGLDVVMAGLGSTDLLYFASGVLELPGAMFTASHNPARYNGIKMCLAGAVPLSLDSGLAQIRDGAQAVLDGAPAPEADVPGTVSERNLLGDYAAYLRSLVDLSGIRPLRVVVDAGNGMAGYTVPAVFDGLPLQVDELYFELDGSFPNHEANPLEPANLVDLQAEVRRTGADIGLAFDGDADRCFVIDERGEAVSPSAITALVASRELAKAPGATILYNLITSRAVPELVTALGGNPVRTRVGHSFIKAEMARTGAVFGGEHSAHYYFEDFFRADTGMLAALHVLAALGGQQGPLSGLVAEYARYAASGEINSEVADVPGRVAAVREWAAAHDADVDDMDGVTVSLPDGNWFNVRASNTEPLLRLNVEAADAAQMAQLRDEILALIRS, encoded by the coding sequence GTGCTGGACGCACCGGGCAGGGTCGACCTGTCGCAGATCGTCAAGGCCTACGACGTGCGCGGTCTGGTCGGCAGCCAGCTGACCGTCGACGCCGCCCGTGCCCTCGGCGGCGCATTCGCGACGTTGGTCGCCGGCGAGGCGAAGGTCGTCGTGGTGGCGCACGACATGCGCGACTCCTCGCCCGAGCTCTCGGCTGCGTTCGCCGACGGTGCCACCGCTGCCGGACTCGACGTGGTGATGGCCGGGCTCGGTTCCACCGACCTGCTGTACTTCGCGTCCGGCGTGCTCGAGCTGCCCGGTGCGATGTTCACCGCCTCGCACAACCCGGCCCGCTACAACGGGATCAAGATGTGCCTGGCCGGAGCCGTGCCGCTGAGCCTGGACTCGGGGCTCGCGCAGATCCGCGACGGCGCCCAGGCGGTGCTCGACGGGGCCCCGGCCCCCGAGGCGGACGTGCCCGGCACCGTGTCCGAGCGCAACCTGCTCGGCGACTACGCCGCCTATCTCCGCTCCCTCGTCGATCTGTCCGGGATCCGGCCGCTCCGCGTGGTCGTCGATGCCGGCAACGGGATGGCCGGGTACACCGTGCCGGCCGTCTTCGACGGTCTGCCGCTGCAGGTCGACGAGCTGTACTTCGAGCTCGACGGCAGCTTCCCCAACCACGAGGCGAACCCGCTGGAGCCGGCCAACCTGGTCGACCTGCAGGCCGAGGTGCGCCGCACCGGCGCCGACATCGGCCTGGCCTTCGACGGCGACGCCGACCGCTGCTTCGTGATCGACGAGCGCGGTGAGGCGGTCTCGCCGAGTGCGATCACCGCGCTGGTGGCGAGCCGGGAGCTGGCGAAGGCCCCCGGCGCCACCATCCTGTACAACCTGATCACGTCCCGGGCGGTCCCCGAGCTGGTCACCGCGCTCGGCGGCAACCCGGTCCGGACCCGTGTCGGCCACTCCTTCATCAAGGCCGAGATGGCCCGCACCGGAGCGGTTTTCGGTGGTGAGCACTCCGCGCACTACTACTTCGAGGACTTCTTCCGCGCCGACACCGGCATGCTCGCCGCGCTGCACGTGCTGGCGGCGCTGGGTGGCCAGCAGGGTCCGCTGTCCGGGCTGGTGGCCGAGTACGCCCGGTACGCGGCCTCCGGCGAGATCAACTCGGAGGTGGCCGACGTGCCGGGCCGGGTGGCCGCGGTACGGGAGTGGGCTGCCGCGCACGACGCAGATGTCGACGACATGGACGGCGTCACGGTGAGCCTGCCGGACGGCAACTGGTTCAACGTCCGCGCCAGCAACACCGAGCCGCTGCTCCGGCTCAACGTCGAGGCCGCGGACGCCGCGCAGATGGCGCAGCTGCGCGACGAGATCCTGGCCCTCATCCGGTCCTGA
- a CDS encoding DUF3499 domain-containing protein: MRSRRCSRTGCMEPAVATLTYAYADSTAVVGPLATAAEPHSYDLCSRHALRLTAPKGWEVVRPDAELGPVGPGPDDLEALANAVREAGRIERPAENEHQVTGRRGHLRVVRD; the protein is encoded by the coding sequence GTGAGATCGCGACGTTGTTCCAGGACCGGGTGCATGGAGCCCGCTGTCGCGACCCTGACCTACGCCTACGCCGACTCGACCGCCGTGGTGGGTCCGCTGGCGACAGCGGCCGAACCGCACTCCTACGACCTCTGCTCGCGGCATGCGCTCCGGCTCACCGCGCCCAAGGGCTGGGAGGTCGTGCGTCCGGACGCCGAGCTCGGCCCGGTCGGCCCCGGCCCGGACGATCTCGAGGCGCTGGCCAACGCCGTCCGCGAGGCCGGCCGCATCGAGCGCCCGGCGGAGAACGAGCACCAGGTCACCGGCCGTCGCGGACACCTGCGCGTCGTCCGCGACTGA
- a CDS encoding metallopeptidase family protein gives MRADLPGARTRAEQFDQAVLDAAAEMELRWPKDIASIDFAVDDVPPVPAGPIVPHQDIVLDGGVPLTRFTPPGVDSRGRATRARIVVYRRPLELRAGDSGDLADLVAEVLAEQISAVLGGGDAG, from the coding sequence ATGCGGGCGGACCTGCCCGGCGCCCGCACCCGGGCCGAGCAGTTCGACCAGGCCGTGCTCGATGCCGCCGCGGAGATGGAACTGCGCTGGCCCAAGGACATCGCATCGATCGACTTCGCCGTCGACGACGTGCCGCCGGTCCCGGCCGGGCCGATCGTGCCGCACCAGGACATCGTGCTCGACGGCGGCGTGCCGCTCACCCGGTTCACCCCGCCGGGCGTCGACTCCCGGGGACGTGCCACCCGGGCCCGGATCGTCGTCTACCGACGTCCGCTGGAACTGCGGGCCGGGGATTCCGGTGACCTGGCCGACCTGGTGGCCGAGGTGCTGGCCGAGCAGATCTCGGCAGTGCTCGGCGGCGGCGACGCGGGTTAG
- a CDS encoding WhiB family transcriptional regulator, with the protein MPDAQEPDENEWHERALCSQTDPEAFFPEKGGSTREAKKICTGCEVRAECLSYALANDERFGIWGGMSERERRKLKRRAV; encoded by the coding sequence CTGCCCGACGCCCAGGAACCGGACGAGAACGAATGGCACGAACGGGCACTGTGCTCGCAGACCGATCCCGAGGCCTTCTTCCCGGAGAAGGGCGGATCGACCCGCGAGGCGAAGAAGATCTGCACCGGCTGCGAGGTCCGGGCCGAGTGCCTGTCCTATGCGCTGGCCAACGACGAGCGGTTCGGCATCTGGGGCGGGATGTCCGAGCGCGAGCGTCGGAAGCTGAAGCGCCGCGCCGTCTGA
- a CDS encoding site-2 protease family protein yields the protein MTGALRRPAVGALIFPGVLLVGIVAGLLADGGNTPLGVWVFLTVIAGWVVSLCLHEFAHSVVALAGGDTSVRARGYLTLNPLRYTDPVFSLIIPLVLLAVGGIPLPGGAVLIESHRLRSRAWSSLVSAAGPLTNFVLGVICTLAAGSMVGSNSFTGLAAALSFLAVLQFVTAILNVLPIPGFDGFGILSPYLSPQFNRRIAPIRPWAPLILFALIWTVPQISAALFSPAFGLFELFGGDEYAAAVGQSLFQFWRF from the coding sequence ATGACCGGAGCTCTCCGCCGCCCCGCCGTGGGCGCCCTGATCTTCCCCGGCGTCCTGCTCGTGGGCATCGTCGCCGGCCTGTTGGCCGACGGCGGGAACACGCCGCTGGGGGTGTGGGTCTTCCTCACCGTCATCGCCGGCTGGGTGGTCAGCCTGTGCCTGCACGAGTTCGCACACTCGGTGGTCGCACTGGCCGGCGGGGACACCAGCGTCCGGGCCCGCGGCTACCTCACCCTCAACCCGCTGCGTTACACCGACCCGGTCTTCAGCCTGATCATCCCGCTGGTGCTGCTGGCCGTCGGCGGCATCCCGCTGCCCGGCGGCGCCGTGCTGATCGAGAGCCACCGGCTGCGGTCGCGGGCCTGGTCGTCGCTGGTGTCCGCGGCCGGACCGCTGACCAACTTCGTCCTCGGGGTGATCTGCACGCTGGCCGCCGGTTCCATGGTGGGCAGCAACTCCTTCACCGGGCTGGCCGCCGCGCTGTCCTTCCTCGCGGTGCTGCAGTTCGTCACGGCGATCCTGAACGTGCTGCCGATCCCCGGCTTCGACGGGTTCGGCATCCTCTCCCCCTACCTCTCGCCGCAGTTCAACCGGCGGATCGCACCGATCCGCCCGTGGGCACCGCTGATCCTCTTCGCGCTGATCTGGACGGTCCCGCAGATCAGTGCCGCACTGTTCAGCCCGGCCTTCGGGCTGTTCGAGCTCTTCGGCGGCGACGAGTACGCAGCGGCGGTCGGGCAGAGCCTGTTCCAGTTCTGGCGGTTCTGA
- the cofD gene encoding 2-phospho-L-lactate transferase yields MNITVLTGGVGGARFLLGVKEFVGLPAFGGPDSPPAPEGSGTVTAVVNTADDIRLHGLQVCTDLDSCLYTLAGISDLERGWGRKGETWSVSEELAGYGAEAPWFSLGDRDIATHLIRTRMLDAGYPLGQVTAALAARWRPGATLLPMTEDRVETHVVVDDPEAQDGSLVALHFQEWWIRYGAALPAHSITPIGAEESRPAPGVLDAIAGADLVLFAPSNPVVSIGTVLAVPGIADAVRATSAPVVGVSPLIGGAPVRGHADSCLAAIKVDSTAEAVGRHYGGRSEGGLLDGWLIAESDSATIPGVKVGRAPLLMTDPSATAAMVAACLELTR; encoded by the coding sequence GTGAACATCACCGTGCTGACCGGAGGGGTCGGCGGCGCCCGTTTCCTGCTGGGGGTCAAGGAGTTCGTCGGACTGCCCGCGTTCGGCGGCCCCGACTCGCCACCCGCGCCGGAGGGTTCCGGCACCGTCACCGCGGTGGTCAACACCGCCGACGACATCCGGCTGCACGGCCTGCAGGTCTGCACCGACCTCGACTCCTGCCTCTACACGCTGGCCGGCATCTCCGACCTGGAGCGCGGCTGGGGCCGCAAGGGCGAGACCTGGTCGGTGTCGGAGGAACTCGCCGGGTACGGCGCGGAAGCGCCCTGGTTCTCGCTGGGTGACCGGGACATCGCCACTCACCTGATCCGCACCCGGATGCTGGACGCCGGCTACCCGCTCGGCCAGGTCACGGCGGCCCTGGCCGCCCGCTGGCGACCGGGCGCGACCCTGCTGCCGATGACCGAGGACCGGGTCGAGACCCACGTGGTGGTCGACGATCCCGAGGCGCAGGACGGTTCGCTGGTGGCCCTGCACTTCCAGGAGTGGTGGATCCGGTACGGCGCCGCCCTGCCCGCGCACTCCATCACCCCGATCGGCGCGGAGGAGTCGCGCCCGGCACCCGGGGTGCTGGACGCCATCGCCGGGGCCGACCTGGTGCTCTTCGCCCCGTCCAACCCGGTGGTGTCGATCGGCACCGTGCTCGCCGTGCCCGGGATCGCCGACGCCGTGCGGGCGACATCCGCTCCGGTGGTGGGGGTCTCACCGTTGATCGGCGGGGCGCCGGTGCGTGGTCACGCAGATTCCTGCCTGGCCGCGATCAAGGTGGACAGCACCGCGGAGGCCGTCGGGCGGCACTACGGCGGGCGATCCGAGGGCGGCCTGCTCGACGGCTGGCTGATCGCCGAATCGGACTCCGCGACCATCCCCGGGGTGAAGGTCGGCCGCGCACCGCTGCTGATGACCGACCCGTCCGCGACCGCCGCCATGGTCGCCGCCTGCCTGGAGCTGACCCGATGA
- a CDS encoding coenzyme F420-0:L-glutamate ligase, translated as MTGPGPAPAADGLQVLPVRGLPDFRPGDDLAGALAEAAPWLQDGDVLVVTSKVLSKVEGRLVPAPSDPEARDAFRRELIDEHTVRLVAQMGRTKIVENSLGIVAAAAGIDASNVRTDEIALLPVDPDASAAALVAAFADRGLRVGVVVTDTQGRAWRNGVTDVAIGAAGLPILDDHRGGVDEFGNELVVTQVAIGDELAAAGDLVKGKLSGVPVAVLRGLDAPGGVFDGARSLIRGPEEDLFRLGTDLAIERGRREAVLLRRTVRFFTGEPVDDEVLARCVGIALTAPAPHHTRPVRFVHVREKRQELLDAMAQQWRTDLAADGWDHERIERRTARGRVLADATEIVVPFVTGDGRHDYPDDRRRSAERTMFTVAGGAAVQALLIALAAEGLGSAWISSTIFVPDVVRRVLDLPDDWEPLGGIGIGQPEDGFAPRPPVVPGDAWVQR; from the coding sequence ATGACCGGACCCGGTCCCGCCCCCGCCGCCGACGGCCTGCAGGTGCTGCCCGTCCGCGGGCTGCCCGACTTCCGGCCGGGCGACGACCTCGCCGGAGCCCTGGCGGAGGCCGCACCGTGGCTTCAGGACGGCGACGTGCTGGTCGTCACCTCGAAGGTGCTGTCCAAGGTGGAGGGCCGGCTGGTCCCGGCCCCGTCCGACCCGGAGGCGCGGGATGCGTTCCGCCGGGAGCTGATCGACGAGCACACCGTGCGCCTGGTGGCGCAGATGGGCCGCACCAAGATCGTCGAGAACAGCCTCGGCATCGTCGCCGCCGCGGCCGGCATCGACGCGAGCAACGTCCGGACGGACGAGATCGCCCTGCTGCCGGTGGATCCCGACGCCTCGGCCGCCGCGCTGGTCGCCGCGTTCGCCGACCGCGGCCTGCGGGTGGGCGTGGTCGTCACCGACACCCAGGGTCGGGCGTGGCGCAACGGCGTGACCGATGTCGCCATCGGCGCCGCCGGACTGCCGATCCTGGACGACCACCGGGGTGGGGTGGACGAGTTCGGCAACGAGCTGGTGGTGACCCAGGTCGCGATCGGCGACGAGCTCGCCGCCGCCGGAGACCTGGTCAAGGGCAAGCTGTCCGGGGTGCCGGTGGCCGTGCTGCGGGGGCTGGACGCGCCGGGCGGCGTGTTCGACGGTGCCCGCAGCCTGATCCGCGGGCCGGAGGAGGACCTGTTCCGGCTGGGCACGGACCTGGCGATCGAGCGCGGCCGCCGGGAGGCGGTGCTGCTGCGCCGGACCGTCCGGTTCTTCACCGGGGAGCCGGTCGACGACGAGGTGCTGGCCCGGTGTGTCGGGATCGCGCTGACGGCGCCGGCGCCGCACCACACCCGGCCCGTCCGGTTCGTGCACGTGCGGGAGAAGCGGCAGGAGCTGCTCGACGCGATGGCGCAGCAGTGGCGCACCGATCTGGCGGCGGACGGCTGGGATCACGAGCGCATCGAGCGGCGGACCGCGCGCGGCCGGGTGCTGGCCGATGCGACCGAGATCGTGGTCCCGTTCGTCACCGGCGACGGCCGGCACGACTACCCGGACGACCGCCGCCGGTCCGCGGAACGCACCATGTTCACCGTCGCCGGCGGTGCCGCGGTGCAGGCGTTGCTGATCGCGCTGGCCGCGGAAGGCCTTGGCTCTGCCTGGATCTCGTCGACCATCTTCGTCCCGGACGTGGTCCGGCGGGTACTCGACCTGCCGGACGACTGGGAACCGTTGGGCGGCATCGGGATCGGGCAACCGGAGGACGGCTTCGCACCGCGTCCGCCGGTGGTGCCGGGCGATGCCTGGGTGCAGCGATGA
- a CDS encoding NUDIX hydrolase, with translation MTHAELHADAFATLSAWTPPSHGQFSLREAYLGFLAARPDATARSCAPGHLTASAVVMSADRRSVLLTLHPRVGRWLQLGGHCEDGDSSLAAAAFREATEESGIDGLVMDPAPLDLDVHPITCSLGIPTRHFDVRFLVTAPPGAVAVISDESDDLRFWPVDALPPGTDASVTTLVAAAVARG, from the coding sequence ATGACCCACGCCGAGCTGCACGCCGACGCCTTCGCGACGCTGTCCGCCTGGACACCGCCGTCGCACGGCCAGTTCTCGCTGCGGGAGGCCTATCTCGGGTTCCTCGCCGCCCGGCCGGACGCCACCGCGCGATCCTGCGCGCCGGGGCACCTGACCGCCAGCGCGGTGGTGATGTCGGCCGACCGCCGCTCGGTGCTGCTGACCCTGCACCCGCGGGTCGGCCGCTGGCTGCAGCTGGGCGGGCACTGCGAGGACGGCGACTCCTCGCTGGCCGCCGCAGCCTTCCGGGAGGCCACCGAGGAATCCGGGATCGACGGCCTGGTCATGGATCCCGCGCCGCTCGACCTGGACGTGCACCCGATCACCTGCTCGCTGGGCATCCCCACCCGGCACTTCGACGTCCGGTTCCTGGTCACCGCACCGCCCGGCGCGGTCGCGGTGATCAGCGACGAGTCCGACGACCTCCGCTTCTGGCCGGTCGACGCCCTCCCGCCGGGAACCGACGCCTCCGTCACCACCCTGGTCGCCGCCGCCGTCGCCCGCGGCTGA
- a CDS encoding 4-hydroxyphenylacetate 3-hydroxylase N-terminal domain-containing protein, with protein MMTGEEYRQSIRDGRATYYKGKRIDDITLEPEMSSVVDLVAAGYDRWYDPDAARHPLMSPPRSVEEMRERIPVFETLDVMTDASYQSFSTLVTAAGRLRADNPDIADRILAYVDSAQAKDIRITECITDSKGDRSLKPSAQVDPDQYLHVVDRQADGVVVRGAKLHITGASFGHDLMAIPTKRMRPGEDEYSIACMVPVNSPGVKIVNVGFPPKTDDPRDQPATWAHNMFDGFVIFDDVFVPNERILLDGKPELAAIFAHSLGLWERLGGVTYMADQADEVVGLALLIAEANGLAKISHVREKIDELAIHATMLRAGLEAAVTNAHSTPEGYFYPDELYTNAAKYQGATMYGTMIRHLLDIAGGSVFTVPAMADFDNPDVGDNLRKYMATGNASPDGLYRARLFATIRNLTSDDFGGWRLVAMLQSGGGLFAQRIVARGKYDFEAARHRGLKAAGLLEGDH; from the coding sequence ATGATGACCGGCGAGGAGTACCGGCAGTCGATCCGCGACGGCCGTGCGACCTACTACAAGGGCAAGCGGATCGACGACATCACCCTCGAGCCCGAGATGAGCTCGGTGGTGGACCTCGTCGCGGCCGGCTACGACCGCTGGTACGACCCGGATGCTGCCCGGCACCCGCTGATGAGCCCGCCGCGCTCGGTCGAGGAGATGCGCGAGCGCATCCCCGTCTTCGAGACCCTGGACGTCATGACGGACGCCAGCTACCAGAGCTTCTCCACGCTGGTCACGGCCGCCGGGCGGCTGCGGGCGGACAACCCGGACATCGCCGACCGGATCCTGGCCTACGTCGACTCGGCGCAGGCGAAGGACATCCGCATCACCGAGTGCATCACCGATTCCAAGGGTGATCGCAGTCTGAAGCCCTCGGCGCAGGTGGATCCCGACCAGTACCTGCACGTGGTCGACCGGCAGGCCGACGGGGTGGTGGTCCGCGGGGCCAAGCTGCACATCACCGGGGCCTCGTTCGGGCACGACCTGATGGCGATTCCCACAAAGCGCATGCGTCCCGGTGAGGACGAGTACTCGATCGCCTGCATGGTGCCGGTGAACTCGCCCGGGGTGAAGATCGTCAATGTCGGCTTCCCGCCGAAGACCGACGACCCGCGCGACCAGCCGGCGACCTGGGCGCACAACATGTTCGACGGGTTCGTGATCTTCGACGACGTCTTCGTGCCCAACGAGCGGATCCTGCTGGACGGAAAACCCGAACTGGCGGCGATCTTCGCCCACTCGCTGGGGCTCTGGGAGCGACTCGGTGGCGTCACCTACATGGCCGACCAGGCCGACGAGGTCGTCGGTCTGGCACTGCTGATCGCCGAGGCGAACGGTCTGGCGAAGATCTCGCACGTGCGGGAGAAGATCGACGAGCTGGCGATCCACGCGACGATGCTGCGGGCCGGGCTGGAAGCGGCGGTGACCAATGCGCACTCCACGCCGGAGGGCTACTTCTATCCGGACGAGCTGTACACCAACGCCGCGAAGTACCAGGGCGCGACGATGTACGGCACCATGATCCGCCACCTGCTCGACATCGCCGGTGGCAGCGTGTTCACCGTCCCGGCCATGGCCGACTTCGACAACCCGGACGTCGGCGACAACCTCCGCAAGTACATGGCCACCGGCAACGCATCGCCGGACGGCCTCTACCGTGCGCGGTTGTTCGCCACCATCCGCAACCTGACCTCCGACGACTTCGGCGGCTGGCGCCTGGTGGCGATGCTGCAGAGCGGCGGCGGGCTGTTCGCGCAGCGGATCGTGGCCCGGGGGAAGTACGACTTCGAGGCGGCCCGTCACCGCGGCCTCAAGGCCGCCGGCCTGCTGGAGGGCGATCACTGA